TGAAAGCAACACCACCAACAATAATAATGTGAAGCTTTTCAATGACATCAGCAAAGCTTCTTACTGAAAAGGATATATTTGTATTAACCTTCAGCAACCTCCCGGTAAGAGGGGGGTTGGGAGTGGGGGTGGGGAGGGGTAGTTAAAACGTCATAAGATGAATAGAtgtgaaaagaagagaaaaagttcCAAGAAGTTACATCAGTAGTATCCATGTCTATGTTGAGTGTCTCCACATAAGGCGAGGCTCGCAAAAAGCCAGCTACtccatacaagttaaactttttcATATGCAACTCTAGGGTCAGATGTTTGCATTTTGATTCTGGAATTAGCACCTCTTTGAACTGGAACATGCACAGGACCTGGTGCAGTAATCCCAACCAAACTAGTAAAGAATGAAAAAAAGCAAGAACAACAAAAAGAATGTACTCCACAGTCCACATCAGAGTGAATCGAACCGTCTAAACACTCTTATGCAACATCAATGTACTTAAATCCTGGTTTGTACAAAACAATCAGAGAAAATAAGGACTTTTGAGTTAAAAACAAACCTCTGTGAACCAAGTTCCGATTGTTAGCTCCGTTGCACAACTCACCTTTTGAAGATTATCTTGTACGAGGGTCCTAAGAAGTTGATGATAATCACGACAACTGTCTTCCTCTATATTAAAATGTTCAAGAATTTCAAACTTGATGTCTTTGATACACTTAAGGTTGAAAGTGAGGCAGGCATTAAACAAGGAGGACACATCAACTAGCCTGCACTTGAGATCATAAAGATCTCCTGAAATCTCCAAATGCTGAAGATACGGAGCAATAATTTCCAAGGAATGATCACTTCTATCATTAGCCATCCAATAACCTTTCAAATTCAGTCTCTTTAATTTTAAGGAATTAATTTCTAGGCTACTAAAACCCGCAACCAAAGATAATTCTAAAGTTTCCAAAGCAGGACAGCCAGACAGTAAGTTCACAATATGGTCCtcagataacaaaaaaaaactccAACTTTACGCTCTTTAAAGACTTCCACGCTACGACCGCATCACGACTAAAGCAACAAAATATAAAATCTAAAGTTATCAACGACGAACATGTACCGAAAGATTCAGGCCAAGTGCAAGTGCTATCATCATCTGACCAGAATACAACATTTTCCACTTTTTTCTCAACAGCAAAACTAAGACATCGGCTGATCTGCGACAGGTGTTCATCCAGGATACTACTATCTGACCAGTTTACATACCTTTCACTGCAGTCGAGctccaatttttttattttgggagAAAGGGAATGGGCTAATACATAGTCAGCAAAGGATACCGGGTTTTCTACTTTAAGGTAATCTCTACAATTGAAACTGAACTTATCAACTAAAGTACAGAGATAGCGCCACCTTTTAGAGAGAATACATGTTGCGAATGCATCCTCTGTCGGCAAAAGAGAGAGAATTGGAACTAGGAGCGAGTCCGGCAACTCACTGAGTCGGTCTAGGGTTTCTTCAACTCCACTAACTCTCACTTTCTGTTGCTTCGACGGTGGAGAAATTGTCAAATTACTACTTCTAAACTCGTCGTCTCTGCTGGATTCGCCGGAAGTCATGATTTTGGGACCAAACGGATTGGGAATTGGAATCGTCTCTTCAAGCAAACACTTTAACGGTTTCTTTTCAAAACCCAACTTCG
The nucleotide sequence above comes from Nicotiana tabacum cultivar K326 chromosome 12, ASM71507v2, whole genome shotgun sequence. Encoded proteins:
- the LOC107784873 gene encoding uncharacterized protein LOC107784873 encodes the protein MCLFILFASSNLRVKPKLGFEKKPLKCLLEETIPIPNPFGPKIMTSGESSRDDEFRSSNLTISPPSKQQKVRVSGVEETLDRLSELPDSLLVPILSLLPTEDAFATCILSKRTLVQDNLQKVSCATELTIGTWFTEVLCMFQFKEVLIPESKCKHLTLELHMKKFNLYGVAGFLRASPYVETLNIDMDTTDSDESLCKYELKYLARGDNIDLQSWISSFVFPNLKKVKIVISSGVCLKNHFNWGFDKLFKLSEFLLKRATVLEKFVLISKR